In a single window of the Procambarus clarkii isolate CNS0578487 chromosome 51, FALCON_Pclarkii_2.0, whole genome shotgun sequence genome:
- the LOC138351794 gene encoding trichohyalin-like has product MTVHPKPLESGSGSEEKPSALTEEGGRSIEAFKTDERLEEAYKTDERLEEAFKTDERLEEAFKTDERLEEAFKTDERLEEAFKTDERLEEAFKTDERLEEAFKTDERLEEAFKTDERLEEAFKTDERLEEAYKTDERLEEAFKTDERLEEAFKTDERLEIADKC; this is encoded by the exons ATGACTGTTCATCCTAAACCTTTGGAAAGTGGAAGTGGAAGCGAAGAGAAGCCATCAGCATTAACTGAAGAAGG GGGCCGGTCTATAGAGGCTTTTAAAACGGATGAAAGATTGGAAGAGGCTTATAAAACGGATGAAAGATTGGAAGAGGCTTTTAAAACGGATGAAAGATTGGAAGAGGCTTTTAAAACGGATGAAAGATTGGAAGAGGCTTTTAAAACGGATGAAAGATTGGAAGAGGCTTTTAAAACGGATGAAAGATTGGAAGAGGCTTTTAAAACGGATGAAAGATTGGAAGAGGCTTTTAAAACGGATGAAAGATTGGAAGAGGCTTTTAAAACGGATGAAAGATTGGAAGAGGCTTTTAAAACGGATGAAAGATTGGAAGAGGCTTATAAAACGGATGAAAGATTGGAAGAGGCTTTTAAAACGGATGAAAGATTGGAAGAGGCTTTTAAAACGGATGAAAGATTGGAAATAGCTGATAAATGTTAA